One Fuerstiella marisgermanici DNA window includes the following coding sequences:
- a CDS encoding CDGSH iron-sulfur domain-containing protein, which yields MSDVKVVVRDNGPFLVTGPITIEDADGKQFDVGGKETVALCRCGQSERRPFCDGTHNRCGFESAERADG from the coding sequence ATGTCAGATGTCAAAGTCGTCGTGCGAGACAACGGGCCATTCCTCGTTACTGGTCCGATCACCATCGAAGACGCGGACGGAAAACAATTCGACGTCGGCGGCAAAGAAACCGTCGCCCTCTGCCGCTGCGGCCAGTCAGAAAGGCGTCCCTTCTGCGACGGAACTCACAACCGCTGCGGCTTCGAATCGGCCGAACGAGCTGACGGCTAG
- a CDS encoding NAD-dependent epimerase/dehydratase family protein, translated as MQLTDSDIILITGATGLVGSHMAEQAAARGLRVRALCRRSSDTALLQQWGVEIVEGDLDNPESLKVACRNVSVIVHCAAKVGDWGPTREYRRINVEGTRALLDVALTVGSLRRWVQISSMGVYPGGDHYGTDETMLPNTEGIDGYTLTKIESEQLVRDYTADQHLPAVVLRPGFIYGPRDRTVMPRLMEKLRTKKFAYLGNHDKLMNNTFVGNLCEAIWLAIERDDVVGEVFNIRDPRAVSKKEFMDTICEAAELPIPKKVVPLHIAQFLSWHMETLWKLLRRKEAPLLNSARIKFLGRNLDFDIEKANLQLGYHPSTDFCDAMVQTVEWFQSQQET; from the coding sequence GTGCAATTAACGGATTCCGACATTATTCTCATCACCGGAGCCACGGGGCTTGTCGGTAGCCACATGGCCGAACAGGCGGCGGCTCGCGGGTTAAGGGTACGAGCCCTTTGCCGTCGCTCGTCTGACACGGCACTGCTGCAGCAGTGGGGCGTGGAAATTGTCGAGGGCGATCTGGACAACCCCGAATCACTAAAGGTCGCGTGCCGTAACGTTTCCGTCATTGTGCATTGCGCGGCGAAAGTCGGCGACTGGGGGCCGACCAGGGAATACCGCAGAATCAATGTCGAAGGAACTCGAGCCCTGCTGGACGTGGCGTTGACGGTCGGTTCGCTGCGACGATGGGTGCAGATCAGTTCGATGGGTGTTTACCCCGGCGGCGATCATTACGGCACCGACGAAACCATGTTGCCGAACACCGAAGGCATCGATGGGTACACACTGACAAAAATCGAATCTGAGCAACTCGTGCGAGACTACACTGCGGACCAACACTTGCCCGCCGTCGTGCTGCGCCCCGGCTTCATCTACGGACCGCGCGACCGCACCGTGATGCCTCGATTGATGGAGAAACTTCGCACAAAAAAGTTCGCCTACCTGGGCAATCATGACAAGCTGATGAACAACACCTTCGTTGGCAATCTGTGCGAAGCGATCTGGCTGGCTATTGAACGCGACGATGTGGTGGGCGAAGTTTTCAATATCCGCGATCCGCGAGCCGTCAGTAAGAAGGAATTTATGGACACGATCTGCGAAGCCGCCGAGCTTCCGATTCCCAAAAAAGTCGTGCCGCTGCACATCGCTCAGTTTCTGTCATGGCACATGGAAACGCTCTGGAAGCTGCTTCGCCGCAAAGAAGCACCGCTGTTGAACAGTGCTCGCATCAAGTTTCTGGGCCGCAACCTGGACTTCGACATCGAAAAAGCCAACCTGCAACTCGGCTACCACCCGTCGACCGATTTCTGCGACGCGATGGTGCAAACGGTCGAGTGGTTTCAGTCGCAGCAGGAGACGTAG
- the metH gene encoding methionine synthase, giving the protein MKPDIRELLDERILIIDGSMGALIMSNNPDEAGYRGERFKDHHIDVRNATDLLVLTQPDLISGIHREYLEAGADIIETDTFNASIVGMKEFELSHLVRELNQTGAELARAACDEYTAKNSKKPRYVAGSIGPTNVQLSMNANAPGTRVVSFDAMVESYAEQVRGLLDGGVDLLLPETSFDTLNMKSCLFAISKVFEERDTEIPVMISGTIFAGGVTLLGQTAEAFYTAVEHFPALSIGFNCALGPVQMRPYLQTLSDISTRYLSCYPNAGMPDGMGGFDNTAGQFTEAVVNAAKSGLVNIVGGCCGTTPEFITSVTDAVKDMKPRKVSGGSGNSTYSGFDYLELRPEANFMNVGERTNVTGSRMFARLIREEKYDEALSVAANQVEGGAQVIDVNMDEGLLDGPRCMEKFLWLLHDDNVRVPIMIDSSDWKVIEAGLKCVHGKCIVNSISLKEGEEDFLKKAKLVRRYGAAAIVMAFDEVGQAATREDKVRICKRAYKLLTEKANFPPTDIIFDPNILTVGTGMEEHANYAVDFIEAVREIKRECPGAKTSGGVSNVSFSFRGNNVVREAMNAAFLYHAIAAGLDMGIVNPAQLEVYDEIDKELLVYIEDVLLNRRPDATERLVDYAETVKERASGEKRTEEWRNGSVEDRLKHALLKGILDHVENDTEEARLKYGRPLDIIQGPLMDGMNVVGMLFGTGKMFLPQVVKSARVMKKAVAWLEPFMEAEKALGDERSKFNDVGLFSGARDEAVAIVAAAEAQADPDAADDSARGTFLIATVKGDVHDIGKNIVAVVLRCNNFKVIDLGVMVPCEKILEEAKKCNADIIGLSGLITPSLEEMIVVARQMEEDGWKVPLLIGGATTSAKHTAVKVAPVYSEPVIHVGDASLSVGVVESLLDPASKPAFVQKTRDAQEKARAAFGKRQDAKLVPYDEALAKRFTVDWESYIPPKPEFTGTRVIEDLPLEELLPYVDWSPFFSSWQLIGKYPKIFDDETVGEEAKKLFDDAQAELKLLLDNRSLTAKAVYGFWPANSDGDDIVLWKDENRSEELMRFPMLRQQWERVGQKDYRSLADYVSPTGDDYIGAFAVTAGHGCEELAKQIEAEGDDYRSIMVKALADRFAEAFAEYLHAKVRREWGFGKDESLSNDELISEKYRGIRPAFGYPSCPDHLPKGPLWTLLDAEAATGMTITESFAMWPAASVSGLYFSLPEARYFAVDRITKDQVEHYADRMKMTVKDMERWLGPNLGYNP; this is encoded by the coding sequence ATGAAACCCGATATCCGCGAACTTCTCGACGAACGCATCCTCATTATCGACGGATCAATGGGTGCGCTCATCATGTCTAATAACCCGGACGAAGCCGGGTATCGGGGTGAACGGTTCAAAGATCACCACATCGACGTCCGCAACGCCACAGACCTGTTGGTGCTGACTCAACCGGACCTCATCAGCGGCATCCATCGCGAATATCTGGAAGCCGGTGCGGACATTATCGAAACGGATACCTTCAACGCGTCTATCGTGGGCATGAAGGAATTCGAACTGTCGCATTTGGTCCGGGAACTGAACCAAACGGGAGCCGAACTGGCTCGCGCGGCGTGCGACGAATACACGGCGAAGAATTCGAAGAAGCCTCGCTACGTCGCGGGCAGCATCGGGCCGACTAACGTACAGCTTTCGATGAACGCGAACGCTCCGGGCACGCGAGTCGTGTCGTTTGACGCGATGGTGGAATCGTACGCCGAACAGGTCCGAGGACTTCTTGACGGCGGAGTCGACCTGCTGCTGCCGGAAACCAGTTTTGACACGCTGAACATGAAGTCGTGCCTGTTCGCGATTTCGAAAGTGTTTGAAGAACGTGACACCGAAATCCCGGTCATGATCAGCGGGACGATCTTTGCTGGTGGAGTCACATTACTGGGGCAGACGGCGGAAGCATTCTACACGGCGGTTGAGCACTTCCCTGCACTCAGCATCGGGTTCAACTGCGCGCTGGGGCCGGTACAGATGAGGCCCTATCTGCAGACATTGTCTGACATCTCAACACGTTATCTAAGCTGCTATCCCAACGCCGGAATGCCGGACGGCATGGGCGGATTTGATAACACGGCGGGGCAGTTTACCGAAGCCGTCGTCAACGCCGCGAAGTCCGGTCTGGTGAACATTGTGGGCGGATGTTGTGGTACGACGCCGGAATTCATTACCAGCGTGACGGACGCGGTGAAGGATATGAAGCCGCGCAAGGTTTCGGGCGGCAGTGGGAATTCCACATATTCCGGGTTCGACTATCTCGAACTGCGCCCCGAAGCCAACTTCATGAACGTCGGCGAACGGACCAACGTCACCGGCTCACGCATGTTTGCTCGACTGATTCGAGAAGAAAAATACGACGAAGCGCTTAGCGTCGCGGCGAATCAGGTCGAAGGTGGAGCTCAGGTGATCGACGTCAACATGGACGAAGGTCTTCTGGACGGTCCTCGGTGCATGGAGAAATTCCTGTGGCTGCTGCACGATGACAACGTGCGCGTGCCCATCATGATCGACAGTTCTGATTGGAAGGTCATCGAAGCCGGGCTGAAGTGCGTTCACGGAAAGTGCATCGTCAACAGCATCAGCCTGAAAGAAGGCGAAGAAGACTTCCTGAAAAAAGCGAAGCTGGTTCGTCGTTACGGAGCAGCCGCGATCGTGATGGCGTTCGACGAAGTTGGGCAGGCAGCGACTCGTGAAGACAAAGTCCGGATCTGTAAGCGAGCCTACAAACTGTTGACCGAGAAGGCGAATTTCCCTCCAACCGACATCATCTTCGACCCGAACATCCTGACGGTCGGCACAGGCATGGAAGAACATGCCAACTACGCTGTCGACTTTATTGAAGCCGTCCGCGAAATCAAACGCGAATGCCCGGGTGCAAAAACGTCCGGCGGTGTCAGCAACGTCAGCTTCAGTTTTCGAGGCAACAACGTGGTGCGCGAAGCGATGAACGCTGCGTTCCTGTACCACGCCATCGCCGCCGGACTGGACATGGGCATCGTCAATCCAGCTCAACTGGAAGTCTACGACGAGATCGATAAAGAACTGCTCGTCTACATCGAAGACGTGCTGCTGAACCGTCGTCCGGACGCCACCGAACGCCTCGTCGATTATGCCGAAACAGTCAAAGAACGCGCGAGCGGCGAAAAACGCACAGAAGAATGGCGAAATGGCAGCGTCGAAGATCGCCTGAAGCATGCTCTTCTGAAAGGAATTCTGGATCACGTTGAAAACGACACCGAAGAAGCTCGTCTGAAGTATGGCCGACCGCTGGACATCATTCAGGGGCCGTTGATGGACGGCATGAATGTGGTTGGCATGCTGTTCGGCACGGGCAAAATGTTTTTGCCTCAAGTGGTCAAGTCAGCTCGCGTGATGAAGAAGGCCGTCGCGTGGCTGGAACCGTTCATGGAGGCGGAGAAGGCTCTGGGCGATGAACGCAGCAAGTTCAACGACGTCGGCCTGTTCTCCGGCGCACGCGACGAAGCCGTGGCCATCGTCGCCGCGGCAGAAGCTCAGGCCGATCCCGATGCTGCCGATGATAGCGCTCGAGGTACGTTCTTAATTGCCACGGTCAAGGGTGATGTCCACGACATCGGCAAAAATATTGTGGCCGTGGTATTGCGCTGTAACAACTTCAAGGTGATCGACCTGGGAGTCATGGTTCCCTGCGAAAAGATCCTGGAAGAGGCGAAGAAATGTAACGCTGATATCATTGGTCTTAGCGGGCTGATTACGCCGTCGCTGGAAGAAATGATCGTCGTCGCTCGGCAGATGGAAGAAGACGGCTGGAAGGTCCCGCTGCTGATCGGCGGAGCGACCACCAGCGCCAAGCACACTGCGGTAAAGGTGGCTCCTGTTTACAGCGAGCCGGTGATCCATGTGGGCGATGCGTCGCTGTCTGTGGGCGTCGTCGAATCACTGCTCGACCCGGCCAGCAAGCCAGCGTTCGTGCAGAAGACACGGGATGCTCAGGAAAAAGCGCGAGCGGCATTCGGTAAGCGTCAGGACGCCAAGCTTGTCCCGTACGACGAAGCTCTGGCAAAGCGCTTTACCGTCGATTGGGAAAGTTACATTCCACCGAAGCCTGAGTTCACTGGCACTCGCGTGATCGAAGATCTGCCGCTGGAAGAACTGCTTCCGTACGTCGACTGGTCGCCCTTCTTTTCGTCGTGGCAGTTGATCGGCAAGTACCCGAAGATCTTCGACGACGAAACAGTTGGCGAAGAAGCCAAGAAGCTGTTCGATGATGCTCAGGCAGAACTGAAGCTTCTGTTGGACAACAGGTCACTCACCGCCAAAGCCGTCTACGGATTCTGGCCGGCGAATTCCGATGGCGACGACATAGTTTTGTGGAAAGATGAGAATCGCAGTGAGGAACTGATGCGGTTTCCAATGTTGCGGCAGCAATGGGAACGAGTCGGGCAGAAGGATTATCGCAGCCTCGCTGACTACGTATCGCCGACGGGGGACGACTACATCGGTGCATTCGCTGTCACCGCCGGTCACGGCTGCGAAGAACTGGCGAAGCAGATCGAAGCGGAAGGGGACGATTATCGATCGATCATGGTGAAAGCTTTGGCCGATCGGTTCGCCGAAGCCTTCGCCGAATACCTGCACGCGAAAGTTCGCCGCGAATGGGGCTTCGGTAAAGACGAAAGTCTCTCCAACGATGAATTGATTTCGGAAAAGTACCGAGGAATTCGTCCGGCGTTTGGCTATCCCAGCTGTCCTGACCACCTTCCCAAAGGCCCGCTGTGGACATTGCTGGATGCCGAAGCCGCCACCGGCATGACGATTACGGAAAGCTTCGCAATGTGGCCGGCGGCATCTGTCAGCGGCCTCTACTTCAGCCTCCCGGAAGCTCGCTACTTCGCCGTCGATCGCATCACTAAAGATCAGGTCGAACACTATGCAGATCGCATGAAAATGACGGTCAAAGACATGGAACGTTGGCTGGGCCCGAATTTGGGTTACAATCCGTAG
- a CDS encoding AAA family ATPase, with the protein MITQVRITNFKAIRSAAVDLTPIHLLIGPNDSGKTSVLEALAAICRSVDHSAPESFVGRWQGRELVNAAAEMQLVEIAITAVSQQGTFDYRLEAEFSGSGRDTRWSAAEINVDGENKSILSDNPQHTLPWYSRLSTQHAKRAEHRPEMSWATLLETAISGCWYLRWTARNLALPTALNPDRRFRLEGNGFGLPTLIDDLLNYDRDSFSALESEFIEIFPNVKSIALVQQQGFNSPVDQADDTLSLQPSPGKQVVFRLKNSNRDLPASQAAEGMLYILGYLALMYLPTPPRVLLIEEPENGIHPHRVGDIVRILRGLVARHPGTQIVLTSHSPYLVDAFQPNEVTWCHREPSGDVVLTRLDTLPEVERSLSIFSLGEIWTGELEPSSSVEATE; encoded by the coding sequence GTGATAACCCAGGTACGCATCACGAACTTCAAAGCTATTCGGTCCGCAGCCGTCGACCTGACGCCCATTCACTTGCTGATCGGGCCGAATGATTCGGGCAAGACTTCTGTCTTGGAAGCGCTCGCGGCCATCTGTCGAAGCGTGGATCACAGCGCCCCGGAGAGTTTTGTAGGGCGATGGCAGGGACGCGAGTTGGTCAATGCTGCGGCGGAAATGCAGTTGGTCGAAATCGCGATCACCGCCGTTTCACAGCAGGGTACGTTCGATTATCGACTGGAAGCCGAGTTTTCCGGGTCAGGGCGAGATACACGGTGGAGTGCTGCGGAAATCAACGTGGACGGAGAGAATAAGTCCATATTATCCGACAATCCGCAACATACGTTGCCTTGGTACTCCCGGCTGAGTACACAACACGCAAAGCGGGCGGAACACCGGCCCGAAATGTCATGGGCAACATTACTCGAAACTGCTATCAGCGGCTGTTGGTATTTGCGTTGGACGGCCCGTAACCTTGCTCTTCCTACTGCGCTAAACCCCGACCGGAGGTTTCGCCTCGAAGGCAACGGGTTCGGACTTCCCACGCTGATCGATGACCTGCTGAATTATGATCGAGATAGCTTCTCCGCTCTCGAAAGTGAATTCATCGAAATCTTCCCGAACGTCAAGTCAATTGCTCTTGTTCAGCAGCAGGGCTTCAACTCGCCGGTCGATCAGGCAGACGACACACTTTCGTTGCAGCCCTCTCCCGGCAAGCAGGTTGTGTTCCGCCTGAAGAACTCAAACCGGGATCTGCCAGCGTCGCAGGCCGCCGAGGGTATGTTATACATACTTGGCTATCTGGCACTGATGTATCTTCCTACGCCACCGCGGGTTCTGCTCATCGAGGAACCGGAAAATGGCATTCATCCGCACCGAGTGGGTGACATCGTTCGAATTCTACGCGGGCTGGTTGCCCGACATCCCGGCACGCAGATCGTTCTAACCAGCCATTCACCCTACCTTGTTGATGCGTTTCAGCCAAATGAAGTCACATGGTGTCATCGAGAGCCGTCAGGCGATGTCGTCCTGACTCGCCTGGATACTCTGCCCGAAGTGGAACGAAGTCTCAGCATCTTTTCTCTTGGAGAGATTTGGACAGGGGAACTGGAGCCGTCGTCGTCTGTTGAGGCGACAGAATGA
- a CDS encoding DUF4276 family protein yields MKRSVLIVAEGEHELMTGESDAALPRLVQRLVGSDVELQSTSRRIKEFARHVHPGRGNRLGRKFISIIRQAEREGFDSVVVLIDQDSDKTRHKSADFAQNTTITSIPRAIGIAVRTFDAWFLADHIALAKVCGATVDPQPDPETHRDPKTACECIVDAAGSPIRLRDLYSAFSECADIELLRERCPKGFGVFADRVDSLKLR; encoded by the coding sequence ATGAAGCGTTCCGTCCTGATTGTGGCCGAGGGCGAACATGAACTCATGACTGGGGAGTCGGATGCGGCTTTGCCACGTCTTGTTCAACGATTGGTTGGAAGCGACGTGGAGTTGCAGTCGACTTCGAGACGAATTAAGGAATTTGCTCGCCACGTACACCCAGGTAGGGGCAACCGTCTTGGGCGAAAATTCATTAGCATCATTCGTCAGGCGGAACGAGAAGGATTCGACAGCGTTGTTGTGCTAATTGATCAGGACAGCGACAAAACAAGACACAAATCTGCAGACTTCGCTCAGAACACCACGATCACATCGATACCTCGAGCGATAGGTATTGCTGTCCGCACGTTCGATGCGTGGTTTCTCGCCGACCACATCGCGCTGGCAAAAGTCTGTGGAGCAACGGTTGATCCACAGCCTGATCCCGAGACTCATCGCGATCCCAAGACTGCGTGCGAGTGTATTGTCGATGCCGCTGGCTCGCCTATCCGACTCCGAGATCTTTACAGTGCGTTTTCTGAATGTGCTGACATCGAACTCTTGAGGGAACGGTGCCCGAAAGGCTTTGGCGTGTTCGCTGATCGAGTTGACAGCCTTAAACTGCGTTAG
- a CDS encoding sulfatase-like hydrolase/transferase, whose translation MFRLVLLILVAVLPRIVEAQVGTTRLNVVLILADDQSYRDFGFMGNELVHTPNIDQLAAQSARYPNGYVPMSVCRPSLATLLTGLYPHQHGIHFNHPPPGLGAMRRTMTGPQYHAARATTDYLIQNVPTLPGILADHGYACLQTGKHWEGSYQTAGFTHGMTLGKPTDRISPVTGTRQQENGDWVAHGNGDAGLVIGRETMQPIDDFIAEHAGQQPFFVWYAPFLPHTPFDAPERFRDLYARKSIPPHLLPYYAEIARFDETVGHLVNSLKQHDALQQTLIIFASDNGFRPDTQQHGRHNKRSKLSQFEDGLRTPILIRLDGATVPEQHSQLVQTVDLVPTILSAVGLETHITPRMQGIDLMPSATGKQSLPGRPAFGAIYPNDAAVLRKPSQHVRGKWVRSGPFKLIVPGPAKPSLPLALFNVNTDPEERDNLAADPLHQTTLKELATLLANWWPDGDDSRVTQKP comes from the coding sequence ATGTTCCGACTTGTGCTTTTGATACTGGTTGCCGTGCTGCCGCGAATCGTGGAGGCACAAGTAGGAACGACTCGACTGAACGTTGTGTTGATTTTGGCGGACGATCAGTCGTATCGTGATTTCGGGTTCATGGGGAATGAACTCGTCCACACGCCGAACATCGATCAACTGGCTGCGCAGTCAGCTCGCTACCCAAACGGTTACGTTCCGATGAGTGTCTGTCGTCCGTCATTGGCGACGTTGCTCACGGGGCTCTATCCTCATCAGCACGGCATTCACTTCAACCATCCGCCGCCGGGCCTTGGGGCGATGCGGCGAACGATGACCGGGCCGCAATACCACGCTGCGCGAGCAACCACTGACTACCTGATTCAGAACGTCCCCACATTGCCTGGTATTCTGGCGGACCATGGATACGCCTGTCTGCAGACGGGGAAGCATTGGGAAGGCAGTTACCAGACGGCCGGGTTCACTCATGGCATGACGCTTGGCAAACCGACCGATCGCATCAGCCCGGTCACCGGGACGCGGCAGCAGGAAAACGGCGATTGGGTGGCTCACGGAAACGGCGACGCCGGGCTGGTCATTGGCCGAGAAACCATGCAGCCGATTGACGACTTCATCGCCGAACACGCCGGTCAGCAACCGTTTTTCGTCTGGTACGCTCCATTTCTTCCTCACACACCGTTCGACGCGCCCGAACGTTTCCGCGACCTTTATGCGAGGAAATCGATACCACCGCATTTGCTGCCCTACTATGCAGAAATCGCTCGCTTTGACGAAACTGTCGGGCACCTGGTGAATTCGTTGAAACAGCACGATGCGTTGCAGCAAACGTTAATAATCTTCGCGTCGGACAATGGGTTTCGTCCGGACACGCAACAGCACGGCCGTCATAACAAGCGTTCCAAACTGTCGCAGTTCGAAGACGGCCTGCGAACCCCGATTCTGATTCGGCTCGACGGCGCAACTGTGCCTGAGCAACATTCGCAACTGGTTCAGACCGTCGATTTGGTGCCCACCATTCTATCGGCGGTGGGATTGGAAACTCATATAACGCCTCGCATGCAGGGGATCGACCTGATGCCGTCGGCCACGGGAAAACAATCGTTACCGGGTCGGCCGGCGTTCGGTGCCATCTATCCCAACGACGCGGCCGTTCTGAGAAAACCGTCGCAGCATGTTCGAGGCAAGTGGGTGCGGTCGGGGCCCTTCAAGCTGATTGTCCCGGGCCCGGCGAAGCCTTCGCTGCCGTTGGCCTTGTTTAATGTGAATACCGATCCGGAAGAACGTGATAATCTCGCAGCAGACCCTCTTCATCAGACAACTTTGAAGGAACTCGCGACATTGCTGGCCAACTGGTGGCCCGACGGCGATGATAGCCGTGTCACTCAAAAGCCGTGA
- a CDS encoding RNA polymerase sigma factor, producing MTHSQTRHSLIVRLKDEQNELAWEEFVVQYEAFLQRFAVRQGVPERHVADVVQNILLAIARSIDGWQPDGQAASFRRWLATVARNVVIKFMTRERRQASGQGGTEVLDLLQGVAAEPDADQIQRYEHEFIVWAAEQVRSEFIETSWAAFWATIIEGRSVSEVAAELRISPGSIYMSRSRIMARIRQQMEEVLQ from the coding sequence ATGACACACTCACAAACCCGACACAGTTTGATTGTGCGGCTGAAGGACGAGCAAAATGAGCTCGCCTGGGAAGAGTTTGTCGTGCAGTACGAAGCGTTTTTGCAGCGGTTTGCCGTGCGTCAGGGAGTTCCCGAGCGGCATGTGGCCGACGTCGTGCAGAACATTCTGCTGGCGATCGCTCGATCGATTGACGGCTGGCAACCCGATGGGCAGGCGGCTTCGTTTCGTCGTTGGTTGGCGACGGTCGCTCGCAATGTTGTTATCAAATTCATGACGCGAGAACGGCGGCAGGCGAGCGGTCAGGGAGGAACCGAAGTGCTGGATTTGCTGCAGGGCGTGGCTGCCGAACCGGACGCTGATCAGATTCAACGTTACGAACACGAATTCATCGTGTGGGCGGCAGAACAGGTTCGCAGCGAATTCATCGAAACCAGTTGGGCCGCGTTCTGGGCGACCATCATTGAAGGACGCTCAGTCAGCGAAGTGGCGGCCGAATTGCGGATTTCCCCCGGCAGCATTTACATGTCCCGCAGCCGAATCATGGCTCGCATTCGTCAGCAGATGGAAGAGGTGTTGCAATGA
- a CDS encoding serine/threonine-protein kinase: protein MNASACEFDLLQQSLDDRLTEAQEERLAEHLVDCESCREKLEQLAAGPQAWQRIETCLKQEASGEHFPDGSHRVSTLIPTGPSSTSFAYPHPSDVRPQDFAVDFLRPSANPDALGTLNNIEIRSIIGHGGNGVVLKGFQEELNRLVAVKVMAPPLATSAAARLRFAREAQATAAITHPNVMPILTVHSGGQLPYLVMPYVDCESLQQRLDREGPLPAVDVLRIGHQVANGLAAAHAQGLVHRDVKPANILLEKGVDRVMLTDFGLARAADDASLTRTGLIAGTPQYMSPEQARGDAIDTRSDLFSLGSVMYAMATGRPPFRAETTYGILRRVTDEQPRQICEINSDVPAWLSGMISRLMAKSAEDRFGAADHVASLLEDCIAHVQQPRANALPEELNPPRFRRVLTSLLRKPIHVLVFGTFLLVAAVLMSLRTTPEPKPSQLVPSANEVTMEPEATDANWDAGLYEDIQEINEELDELLESLELETE from the coding sequence ATGAACGCGTCTGCCTGTGAATTCGATCTGCTGCAGCAGTCGCTCGACGACCGTCTGACGGAAGCTCAGGAAGAACGGCTGGCCGAGCACCTGGTTGATTGCGAATCTTGTCGTGAGAAACTCGAACAACTGGCCGCCGGTCCTCAGGCATGGCAGCGCATCGAAACATGCCTGAAACAGGAAGCCTCGGGCGAACATTTTCCCGACGGCAGCCATCGTGTTTCGACGTTGATTCCCACCGGGCCTTCTTCCACGTCGTTCGCGTATCCTCACCCCAGCGACGTGCGTCCGCAGGACTTTGCGGTTGATTTTCTGCGGCCCAGCGCCAATCCAGACGCTCTGGGAACGCTGAACAACATCGAAATCCGTTCTATCATTGGGCACGGTGGCAACGGCGTCGTGCTGAAGGGGTTTCAGGAAGAATTGAATCGCCTTGTTGCGGTGAAAGTTATGGCTCCGCCACTGGCCACCAGTGCCGCCGCGCGACTGCGGTTTGCTCGAGAAGCTCAGGCGACAGCCGCGATTACTCATCCCAACGTGATGCCGATTCTGACCGTGCATTCCGGCGGTCAGTTGCCGTATTTGGTGATGCCGTACGTTGACTGCGAATCTCTGCAACAACGGCTGGATCGCGAAGGCCCGTTGCCGGCTGTGGACGTGTTGCGAATCGGACATCAGGTCGCCAACGGTCTCGCCGCCGCACATGCTCAGGGACTCGTCCATCGTGACGTGAAGCCAGCGAACATTCTGCTGGAAAAAGGCGTCGACCGAGTGATGCTGACAGACTTCGGCCTGGCTCGCGCCGCGGATGATGCCTCATTAACCCGCACCGGCCTGATCGCCGGCACGCCTCAGTACATGAGTCCCGAGCAGGCGCGTGGCGACGCGATTGATACGCGCAGCGACCTGTTTAGTCTGGGCAGCGTAATGTACGCCATGGCCACGGGGCGGCCTCCGTTTCGAGCCGAAACGACGTACGGCATTCTGCGTCGAGTGACCGACGAGCAGCCTCGGCAGATTTGCGAAATCAACAGTGACGTTCCGGCGTGGCTGAGCGGCATGATCTCACGGCTGATGGCCAAGTCCGCAGAGGATCGCTTTGGTGCCGCGGATCACGTGGCCTCACTTCTGGAAGACTGCATCGCTCACGTGCAACAACCGCGAGCGAACGCCTTGCCGGAAGAACTGAACCCACCGCGGTTCCGGCGAGTGCTGACATCGCTACTGCGAAAACCGATTCATGTGTTGGTGTTCGGGACATTCCTGCTGGTTGCGGCAGTTCTGATGTCACTCCGAACGACGCCTGAACCGAAACCATCGCAGCTTGTTCCGTCAGCCAACGAAGTGACAATGGAGCCTGAGGCGACGGATGCCAATTGGGACGCGGGGCTCTACGAAGACATTCAAGAAATTAACGAGGAACTGGACGAGTTGCTGGAGTCGCTGGAATTGGAAACGGAATAG